From Methanosarcina lacustris Z-7289, one genomic window encodes:
- a CDS encoding AAA family ATPase: protein MSENNIDSEQASTTYQNAGRIFKNFFEEIGTVIVGQNRVVEQIIISILCEGHALVESNPGLGKTLMISTIAKAMNLKFSRIQCTPDLMPSDITGTNMIEEKDNKKDFRFEPGPVFANIVLADEINRASPKTQSAMLEAMQEKQVTVGNDTFLLDRPFFILATQNPIEMEGTYPLPEAQLDRFLLKVLVDYPSFEEEMEIVNRYTKSETPQIKKGLDKSTLLDLQKLTRQVPISEELKQRVLFIVAMTRKDKEHIEYGASPRASIGMILAAKARALIQGRNFVSKEDIDYMAYPVLRHRLILTFEAERSGMTPDDAIEEIIKTVK from the coding sequence ATGAGTGAGAATAATATCGATTCAGAGCAAGCCTCCACGACCTACCAGAACGCAGGCAGGATTTTTAAGAATTTCTTTGAAGAAATAGGGACTGTCATAGTGGGTCAGAACAGGGTAGTGGAACAGATTATAATCTCAATCCTCTGTGAAGGGCATGCACTTGTGGAAAGCAATCCCGGGCTTGGAAAAACCCTGATGATCTCCACTATCGCAAAGGCAATGAACCTGAAGTTCAGCAGAATTCAGTGTACTCCTGACCTGATGCCTTCTGACATCACAGGGACCAATATGATTGAGGAGAAGGATAATAAAAAAGACTTCAGGTTTGAACCGGGCCCTGTCTTTGCAAACATCGTGCTTGCAGATGAGATCAACCGTGCTTCCCCGAAAACCCAGTCAGCCATGCTCGAAGCCATGCAGGAAAAACAGGTAACAGTCGGAAACGATACCTTTCTTCTTGACCGCCCCTTCTTTATCCTTGCTACCCAGAACCCCATAGAAATGGAGGGCACATATCCCCTTCCTGAAGCCCAGTTAGACCGCTTCCTCTTAAAGGTCCTTGTAGATTATCCCTCTTTTGAAGAAGAAATGGAGATCGTAAACCGTTATACAAAATCCGAAACCCCTCAAATTAAGAAGGGACTGGACAAATCCACACTTCTCGATTTGCAGAAGCTCACCCGGCAGGTCCCGATCTCCGAAGAACTCAAGCAGCGCGTCCTTTTCATTGTGGCAATGACCCGCAAAGACAAAGAGCACATCGAGTACGGGGCATCTCCCCGCGCATCCATTGGTATGATCCTTGCAGCAAAGGCAAGAGCCCTGATACAGGGCAGGAACTTCGTGAGCAAAGAGGATATTGATTACATGGCTTACCCGGTTCTCCGTCACAGGCTGATCCTGACCTTCGAAGCTGAAAGAAGCGGGATGACCCCTGACGACGCCATTGAGGAAATTATCAAGACGGTCAAATGA
- a CDS encoding DUF7502 family protein — MALEIENIINKHESALKKYRGFYVFADLLATFLVLYTLFVLLNMRDIFLMFSTFEPYTGAKYSILGSEIVFETLGLIILAFIISLIFTAVRHFRAKRKDAISLIEEKYPVLKERMRTAYDNRDTDNIIVRDLIGGVIIDSKPVKSSVFLNRKKLAKDILITVFAVALLAYVAHTGYQAPFGPLDMSEVIDTLPLPGSGSDLVSLEENGGTSGDQQNNDGLFGEPAVITIEGKEVDLKIPPGAGQGFTSQEDGEQRDNESFIQSDIYNPEAIASQAYYENLPEGYKSVIQSYFEQLAEE; from the coding sequence ATGGCTCTAGAGATTGAAAATATCATAAACAAACACGAATCTGCTCTGAAGAAATATAGAGGGTTCTATGTTTTCGCAGACCTTCTTGCAACGTTTCTGGTTCTCTACACCCTTTTTGTGCTCTTAAACATGAGGGATATATTTTTAATGTTTAGCACTTTTGAACCATATACCGGTGCAAAATACAGTATTCTTGGTTCCGAAATTGTCTTTGAGACCCTGGGGCTGATTATTCTTGCCTTTATCATCTCTCTTATATTCACAGCAGTCAGGCATTTCAGGGCTAAAAGGAAAGATGCGATTTCCCTTATTGAAGAAAAATATCCTGTACTCAAGGAAAGAATGAGGACAGCCTATGACAACCGGGATACGGATAATATAATTGTCCGTGACCTTATAGGCGGCGTCATAATCGATTCGAAGCCTGTGAAGTCCTCGGTCTTCCTTAACCGAAAAAAGCTTGCAAAAGATATCCTGATAACTGTGTTTGCCGTCGCATTGCTGGCATATGTTGCCCATACCGGATATCAGGCACCTTTCGGCCCTCTCGACATGAGTGAAGTAATCGATACCCTTCCTCTCCCGGGTTCGGGTTCAGATCTTGTTTCTTTAGAGGAAAATGGCGGGACTTCCGGAGACCAGCAGAACAATGACGGACTTTTTGGAGAACCTGCCGTTATCACAATTGAGGGTAAAGAAGTGGACTTAAAGATCCCTCCGGGTGCAGGGCAGGGTTTTACGAGCCAGGAAGACGGGGAACAGAGAGATAACGAATCATTTATTCAGTCAGATATCTACAACCCGGAAGCCATTGCTTCTCAGGCTTATTATGAAAATCTTCCTGAAGGGTACAAAAGTGTTATCCAGAGTTACTTTGAACAACTTGCAGAAGAATAA
- a CDS encoding manganese efflux pump MntP: protein MSFLTNLLLALGLAMDAFAVSMSSGTTIRPFRFNDALKLAVFFGGFQAFMPVLGWLGGSAVSGFVSDYAPWIAFGLLAFIGGKMIYEALYGSPEGKVTSLNYSLLFLLAVATSIDALAVGISFAFLKTPILEPVIIIGCVTFFMSFIGAILGYRVGHFFEHEVEVLGGLILIGLGGKILAEHLLWI from the coding sequence ATGTCTTTTTTAACCAATTTACTCTTAGCGCTCGGGCTTGCAATGGATGCTTTTGCAGTTTCCATGTCCAGCGGCACAACGATAAGGCCTTTCAGGTTCAATGATGCCCTGAAGCTGGCTGTTTTTTTCGGGGGCTTTCAGGCTTTCATGCCGGTACTGGGCTGGCTTGGAGGAAGCGCTGTAAGTGGGTTTGTTTCAGACTATGCCCCCTGGATTGCTTTTGGGCTTCTTGCCTTTATCGGGGGCAAAATGATCTATGAGGCTCTTTACGGAAGCCCGGAAGGAAAGGTAACTTCCCTTAATTATTCATTGCTTTTTCTGCTTGCAGTTGCAACAAGCATAGATGCTCTTGCAGTTGGAATTAGTTTTGCATTTCTTAAGACACCTATTCTTGAGCCCGTAATTATCATAGGCTGCGTAACCTTTTTCATGTCTTTCATCGGGGCGATTCTGGGATACAGAGTCGGCCATTTCTTTGAACATGAAGTTGAAGTTCTTGGCGGCCTGATCCTTATAGGACTTGGCGGGAAAATCCTGGCCGAACACCTGCTCTGGATCTGA
- a CDS encoding VWA domain-containing protein — MNIALESPEMLLLIIPVLVAGFYLLRKTKTKLVEWRILVALLLVLALAAPYTTVTRTISEEDPSLVLVQDQTASMGIFPEETGTDLYKALTAGTPTTLVQLTGEKTSLGDAVTQYSGLGNQIVLVTDGNSNSGKDLSDALKFAKDADTPVYFVQPELKTNDLSVEMLGDKTVVVNNQNEFEIVVRQASEQSTSYFIEIFVDGKLSQSRQFTQEGRNNTIPINQAFTTLGAHNMSVKITPSGEDLNAVNNEFFKSVYVIPKPKLTLVTGETGSPLARVLSNLYEVSVVNGYPGAGNLTDSKVLVLDNQFIDTFSEAEIKEIKNYVSNGGGLIVVGGDRAYNYGNYLNSSLEEILPVLSKPSEFKGGRNLVLVLDVSPSTAAHGTQGDILSNAIKILENKNLKDANVGVIAFGNAAYDVSNGFVFMGLPQNLAILEEKIKTLTPTNQTETSLDQGLDITKQMLEGKDGELDAIIISDGGIEDSYDQSLQTAQTLKDMGVKLYFIHIRSSAPSQTDKTRTFYAEKLMQELGLENNYDPLDIGGRTNIIFEETAEPPEEGEENKSEDLGTYPLLEYSPENFIMKGVNLTNASITGYNQVTPKAGAERLAITVTGQPVLTTWRFGLGRVAAFTTDNGEGEGTLWASALYNGSNSKLISGMTNWAIGNPQAEEGAVVDAPDTWLNTPSDLTLIMYDEGVPQLKLDGAQLDLALTGRNTYEASVNPDKIGIHDISGYPLAVNYPLEYLEVGLNKDIESLILATGGKTYTEKEARALLLKDARQNSERESNDPVSLKVYVLLAALVLYLGEILVRRIREMRKLKQAQGETGTGEAGA; from the coding sequence GTGAACATAGCCCTTGAGAGCCCCGAGATGCTCTTACTCATCATCCCCGTGCTTGTTGCGGGTTTCTATCTTCTGCGGAAGACAAAAACAAAACTTGTGGAATGGAGAATACTTGTTGCCCTTCTCCTTGTCCTCGCCCTGGCTGCACCCTATACAACGGTTACCCGGACTATCAGTGAAGAAGACCCTTCACTTGTGCTTGTTCAGGACCAGACGGCAAGTATGGGCATTTTCCCTGAAGAAACAGGTACCGACCTGTATAAAGCTCTCACAGCGGGTACCCCTACCACCCTCGTGCAGCTAACCGGGGAAAAGACCTCTCTCGGGGACGCTGTGACCCAGTACTCCGGACTTGGCAACCAGATAGTGCTTGTTACCGATGGAAACAGTAATTCAGGAAAGGACCTTTCTGATGCTCTGAAATTTGCAAAAGATGCGGATACTCCTGTATATTTTGTCCAGCCCGAACTTAAGACAAATGACCTCAGTGTCGAGATGCTCGGAGACAAAACAGTTGTTGTCAACAACCAGAACGAGTTTGAGATAGTTGTCCGCCAGGCTTCGGAACAGAGTACCAGCTACTTCATTGAAATCTTTGTGGACGGGAAACTGTCCCAGAGCAGGCAGTTCACTCAGGAGGGCCGGAATAATACTATTCCTATAAATCAGGCTTTCACGACCCTCGGTGCCCACAATATGAGTGTAAAGATCACTCCGTCCGGAGAAGATTTAAACGCAGTTAACAACGAATTCTTCAAGTCCGTGTACGTAATTCCCAAACCGAAACTCACGCTCGTTACCGGGGAGACTGGTTCTCCTCTCGCCAGAGTCCTGAGCAACCTTTACGAAGTTTCGGTTGTAAATGGTTATCCGGGAGCAGGAAATCTTACAGACAGTAAGGTCCTGGTACTTGACAACCAGTTCATAGACACTTTTTCCGAGGCTGAGATAAAGGAAATTAAAAATTATGTCAGCAACGGGGGCGGGCTTATTGTCGTAGGAGGAGATCGGGCTTATAACTACGGAAACTACCTTAATTCTTCCCTTGAAGAAATCCTGCCTGTATTATCAAAACCTTCCGAGTTTAAAGGAGGGAGAAATCTGGTCCTGGTCCTTGATGTATCTCCAAGTACAGCTGCTCACGGTACTCAGGGAGATATCCTGTCAAATGCCATTAAGATTCTCGAGAATAAAAATCTGAAAGATGCAAATGTTGGCGTCATAGCATTCGGTAACGCGGCATATGATGTTTCTAATGGATTTGTGTTCATGGGACTTCCGCAGAACCTTGCCATTCTGGAAGAGAAAATCAAGACATTGACCCCTACTAACCAGACTGAGACTTCTCTTGACCAGGGACTTGATATAACAAAACAGATGCTTGAAGGCAAGGACGGCGAGCTAGATGCTATTATAATCTCTGACGGAGGAATTGAGGACTCTTATGACCAGAGCCTTCAAACTGCACAAACGCTGAAGGATATGGGTGTAAAACTGTACTTTATTCATATCCGCTCTTCTGCCCCCTCTCAGACTGACAAGACCAGAACCTTCTATGCTGAGAAGCTAATGCAGGAACTGGGACTTGAAAATAACTATGATCCTCTCGACATTGGTGGGAGGACAAACATCATATTTGAAGAGACTGCTGAGCCTCCTGAGGAAGGGGAAGAAAATAAAAGCGAGGACCTCGGTACCTACCCTCTTCTTGAGTATTCTCCGGAGAACTTCATTATGAAGGGGGTGAACCTTACTAATGCCAGTATCACAGGATATAACCAGGTTACGCCAAAAGCAGGAGCGGAACGCCTTGCCATTACGGTTACGGGACAGCCTGTACTCACCACATGGCGTTTCGGGCTCGGGCGTGTTGCGGCCTTTACCACGGATAATGGAGAAGGCGAAGGCACTCTCTGGGCTTCGGCTCTTTACAACGGGTCAAACAGCAAACTCATTTCAGGTATGACTAACTGGGCAATCGGAAACCCCCAGGCAGAAGAAGGAGCTGTCGTTGATGCTCCGGATACCTGGCTGAACACCCCTTCCGACCTCACCCTGATAATGTATGATGAGGGAGTCCCACAACTGAAACTGGACGGAGCCCAGCTTGACCTTGCCCTTACAGGCAGGAATACCTACGAGGCAAGCGTAAACCCGGACAAAATCGGGATTCACGACATTTCCGGCTACCCACTTGCGGTAAACTATCCGCTTGAGTACCTTGAAGTAGGGCTCAATAAAGATATCGAGTCCCTTATCCTTGCAACCGGAGGGAAGACTTATACTGAAAAGGAGGCAAGAGCCCTTCTCCTGAAGGATGCAAGGCAGAATTCCGAAAGGGAATCAAATGATCCTGTGAGCCTGAAAGTGTATGTGCTTCTTGCAGCCCTTGTCCTTTACCTTGGAGAAATCCTTGTCAGGCGCATAAGGGAGATGAGGAAGCTTAAACAGGCCCAGGGTGAGACAGGGACAGGAGAAGCAGGCGCCTGA
- the hacB gene encoding homoaconitase small subunit — MENPIIGRVWKFGNDIDTDVIIPGKYLRTKDMQIFAAHAMEGIDPEFTKKAKPGDIIVAGDNFGCGSSREQAPLALKHAGIACVVAKSFARIFFRNAINVGLPLMEADVECLEGDEIEVDLLKGEVRVPGKGVFRGNKLPDFLLEMLTDGGLVAHRKKVQSQEKE, encoded by the coding sequence ATGGAAAACCCTATCATAGGCCGAGTCTGGAAATTCGGAAACGACATAGATACTGATGTGATTATCCCGGGAAAGTACTTGCGAACAAAGGATATGCAGATTTTTGCAGCTCATGCGATGGAAGGTATTGACCCCGAGTTCACAAAAAAGGCAAAACCCGGCGATATTATTGTTGCAGGGGATAATTTCGGGTGCGGGTCTTCAAGGGAACAGGCTCCTCTTGCTTTAAAGCATGCGGGAATAGCCTGCGTTGTGGCAAAGTCCTTTGCAAGGATCTTTTTCAGAAATGCGATTAACGTGGGGCTGCCTCTGATGGAGGCTGATGTTGAGTGCCTGGAAGGGGACGAGATCGAAGTTGACCTGCTCAAAGGTGAGGTCCGAGTTCCAGGAAAAGGAGTGTTCAGAGGAAACAAACTGCCTGACTTCCTGCTCGAAATGCTCACGGACGGCGGCCTCGTTGCCCATAGAAAAAAAGTACAGAGCCAGGAAAAGGAATAA
- a CDS encoding DUF58 domain-containing protein, with the protein MTRTKQKIETDFFRQLDRFTFSVRKRVSTVYAGNRPSTRSGRGIDTIGFREYDSSDALKDIDWNAYARTEKLYVRQFEEEKTLTTHILLDASKSMDYPEKGTSKFEYSAMLAAGFAYMVTKYNDRFAISTFTDEVNINKPRRGRKSLMRAIDRLSELELSGGTSIDEAVMKYSREIKSRSLIVLISDFMQAPEAIETALYRLSDHDLIVIQVLDSTEKELPLQGNSKLVDLETGEDIRTYISEKFKERYTQKLDDHTARIKKTCMKVGAEFHTFTTDTPIFTAFYHTIRRRRR; encoded by the coding sequence ATGACTCGTACAAAACAAAAAATCGAAACGGATTTTTTCAGGCAGCTTGACCGCTTTACCTTTTCGGTCCGGAAGAGGGTATCTACGGTCTATGCCGGGAACCGTCCATCAACCCGAAGCGGACGCGGCATCGATACCATCGGGTTCAGGGAATATGACTCCAGCGACGCTTTGAAAGATATAGACTGGAATGCTTATGCGAGGACTGAAAAGCTCTATGTGAGGCAGTTTGAGGAAGAAAAGACCCTTACAACCCATATCCTTCTGGACGCCAGCAAAAGCATGGACTACCCTGAAAAGGGGACCTCGAAATTCGAGTATTCTGCTATGCTTGCTGCAGGTTTTGCTTACATGGTAACCAAATATAATGACAGGTTTGCCATATCCACTTTTACGGACGAAGTCAATATCAATAAACCCCGCAGGGGCAGAAAGAGCCTTATGCGGGCAATCGACCGGCTCAGTGAACTTGAACTGTCGGGCGGGACTTCCATCGATGAAGCCGTTATGAAGTACAGTCGGGAAATCAAGTCCAGATCCCTTATAGTCCTGATTTCGGACTTCATGCAGGCCCCGGAGGCAATAGAAACGGCTCTGTACAGGCTCTCCGACCACGACCTTATTGTTATACAGGTGCTCGATTCCACAGAAAAAGAACTTCCTCTTCAGGGGAACAGCAAGCTTGTAGACCTTGAAACAGGTGAAGATATAAGGACATATATCAGTGAAAAGTTCAAGGAACGCTATACTCAGAAGCTGGACGACCACACTGCAAGGATTAAAAAAACCTGCATGAAAGTCGGAGCCGAGTTCCACACCTTTACAACCGACACACCTATCTTTACTGCGTTCTACCATACGATCAGGAGAAGGAGACGCTAA
- a CDS encoding DUF7714 family protein, with amino-acid sequence MIFPDEYKYVGVTKALPQGTEEPIYFLTEYLVEERINSEKGSPEYAVYHVNKSGEGFLRKVESLELLASGEEVVKYDRELNIKDRTLLIETALELCKGKVNTVIFTGVDRHVTIVHEPDPSSILEIEILDVAPPEPAWLSQVVRRLEASGIFGDLEVRFTEKIIDLRQFEGENTIFPCSSSGLEGKCLDSDVLTENGHLLVGCEISKTLFETRFPKLEYSFVNICPFKSEIVVPSKSFITRCCRSEKSGLVTINGFEGAVVHWGASEYQVSEAVRKLVNRLRGKGSEEKGSEEKV; translated from the coding sequence ATGATTTTTCCTGATGAGTACAAGTATGTGGGCGTAACAAAAGCCCTTCCGCAGGGTACTGAAGAACCCATTTATTTCCTTACCGAGTACCTGGTCGAAGAAAGAATAAATTCCGAAAAAGGCAGCCCTGAGTATGCAGTTTACCATGTAAATAAAAGTGGGGAAGGTTTTCTCAGAAAGGTTGAAAGCCTCGAACTGCTCGCCTCCGGAGAAGAAGTGGTCAAATATGACCGGGAATTAAACATAAAAGACCGTACCCTTCTGATTGAGACTGCATTGGAGCTCTGCAAGGGAAAGGTGAACACCGTCATTTTTACAGGTGTGGACAGGCATGTCACAATTGTCCATGAACCTGATCCCTCGAGTATCCTTGAAATAGAAATCCTTGATGTTGCTCCCCCGGAGCCTGCCTGGCTTTCCCAGGTTGTAAGGAGGCTTGAAGCCAGCGGAATTTTCGGGGACCTGGAGGTCAGGTTTACTGAAAAGATAATTGACCTCAGGCAGTTTGAAGGAGAAAATACCATTTTTCCCTGCAGTTCATCAGGGCTTGAAGGTAAATGCCTGGACTCGGACGTGCTGACCGAAAACGGACACCTTCTTGTAGGGTGTGAGATCTCAAAGACCCTTTTTGAAACGCGTTTTCCGAAACTTGAGTATTCCTTCGTAAATATCTGTCCTTTCAAATCCGAAATAGTCGTGCCTTCAAAATCCTTTATTACGCGCTGCTGCAGGTCTGAAAAATCGGGGCTTGTCACAATCAACGGCTTTGAAGGGGCCGTTGTCCATTGGGGAGCATCGGAATATCAGGTTTCGGAGGCTGTCAGGAAGCTTGTGAACCGGCTGAGGGGAAAAGGTTCAGAGGAAAAAGGTTCAGAGGAAAAAGTGTAA
- a CDS encoding ISAzo13 family transposase (programmed frameshift) encodes MLEEMISKKYDLLKPFLDEKSKRLFAAAEALSIGTGNISIVSRATGISQDTIKKGCNELKSGKSLSDDKIRAPGGGRKKSVEKDPTLLSDLESLIEPTSRGDPESPLRWTCKSLRNLAGELQNIGHKVSHARVADMLRCLGYSLQANKKTIEGTEHPDRDKQFEHINDKCKLFQGEHQPVISVDTKKKELIGNFRNVGRELRPKKDPIPVNVYDFKDKELGKVNPYGVYDITNNEGWVNVGIDHDTASFAVESIRRWWNLMGCESYPDAKKLLITADCGGSNGSRVRLWKTELQKLTDEIGLEISVCHFPPGTSKWNKIEHRLFSQITLNWRGKPLTSYEVIVNLIAATKNSKGLRVKCMLDTNKYPKGTKIEKKQVEELGIIHDEFHGEWNYTFKPKNMVN; translated from the exons ATGCTTGAGGAAATGATTTCCAAAAAATATGACTTACTAAAACCTTTTCTTGATGAAAAAAGCAAACGTTTATTTGCCGCTGCAGAAGCGCTTAGTATTGGCACAGGTAACATCAGCATAGTCTCTCGTGCAACGGGTATTTCTCAAGATACAATTAAAAAAGGTTGCAATGAACTGAAAAGTGGCAAATCTCTTTCTGATGATAAAATACGTGCTCCTGGAGGAGGCCGTAAAAAGAGTGTTGAGAAAGATCCTACTCTTTTATCCGATCTTGAGTCACTTATTGAACCAACAAGTCGTGGAGACCCGGAATCTCCTTTACGCTGGACTTGTAAAAGTCTTCGAAATTTAGCAGGAGAACTCCAGAATATAGGGCATAAAGTAAGTCATGCAAGAGTTGCGGATATGCTTCGC TGCTTGGGTTACAGTTTACAAGCGAATAAGAAAACCATAGAAGGAACTGAGCATCCTGATCGTGACAAACAGTTTGAGCATATAAATGATAAATGTAAGCTATTTCAAGGTGAACATCAGCCTGTAATCTCAGTAGATACAAAGAAGAAAGAGTTAATTGGAAATTTCAGGAATGTTGGTCGTGAATTGCGTCCAAAAAAAGATCCAATACCTGTCAATGTATATGATTTTAAGGACAAAGAACTGGGAAAGGTAAATCCATATGGGGTATACGACATTACTAATAATGAGGGATGGGTAAACGTCGGTATAGATCATGATACAGCGTCTTTTGCAGTTGAAAGCATACGTAGATGGTGGAATCTAATGGGATGTGAATCATATCCTGATGCAAAAAAACTTTTAATTACTGCAGATTGTGGGGGGAGCAATGGATCAAGAGTACGATTATGGAAAACAGAATTACAAAAATTAACGGACGAAATTGGATTGGAGATTTCGGTTTGCCACTTTCCTCCAGGTACAAGTAAATGGAATAAAATTGAGCATAGATTATTTTCCCAGATAACTTTAAATTGGAGGGGAAAACCACTAACAAGCTATGAAGTAATTGTAAACCTTATTGCAGCAACAAAGAATTCAAAAGGGCTCAGAGTAAAATGTATGTTAGACACGAATAAGTATCCAAAAGGAACTAAAATCGAAAAAAAACAGGTTGAAGAATTAGGCATTATACATGATGAATTTCACGGAGAATGGAATTACACATTCAAACCAAAAAATATGGTGAATTAA
- a CDS encoding DUF7408 domain-containing protein has product MPFQTPLALAALLSVIPLIIIYMLRPKPAVLSIPSLMFVLKLERERKKVYASLTKIVRDPLFLIQLLMLILLSIGAAGYYYTSNEPLSGEHTVIVLDTSASMQVESRFEEAVGIADGYVSKKNSIILASSTPQLALEGGSASAAGEIFKKVKPGAGTADLSAAITTGMRLLSNGGGRIIVISDFTNWDGDDPVASKNLAESYGIGVNFVKVGKPADNIGIINGWIEAGAGEYGYTGVVKNYKGESQTVEIEAGRGTSGNASKSFTLAVPAGGTNQFTLANLGPGITTISLNVKDDLSVDNKAYISIPDTSGQQVLYVTDNGKLPSKTALSLLPNSDLNIQKSVPSSLDNYSLVVLAQKETPIANGSVDIIENYVRNGGNVVFIASEALSPEKTEVGLVKLLPVKPIGVEEAENGLGVKETLQNSITKDIKTEEISVHKYMNATERTGSTTLVSTETGIPVLSYWQIGKGTIFYMGLNDELGDGAWNNFHNLPEYPVFWIKLVEWLGGIGDISEYNLKTGALTSLSKTEEVRTPSKTLTTNRLLFDEVGIYEISGKKIAVNLYDDRESNTTVDASELISRAVAEDESRIVRADTYTAKNDITNYLIGVLFLLILLEILIVRGRGEL; this is encoded by the coding sequence ATGCCTTTTCAAACCCCCCTTGCTCTTGCTGCCCTCCTGAGTGTCATCCCCCTTATAATCATTTACATGCTCCGCCCAAAACCGGCGGTGCTTTCGATTCCCTCCTTAATGTTTGTCCTCAAGCTTGAAAGGGAACGAAAAAAGGTTTATGCCTCCCTCACTAAAATCGTACGGGACCCACTTTTCCTGATTCAACTCCTTATGCTGATCCTTCTTTCCATTGGGGCTGCAGGCTATTATTACACCTCAAATGAGCCCCTTAGCGGAGAGCATACAGTGATTGTCCTCGATACTTCGGCAAGCATGCAGGTCGAATCTCGTTTTGAAGAAGCTGTTGGAATTGCCGACGGCTATGTGAGCAAGAAAAACAGCATAATCCTTGCTTCCAGTACTCCCCAGCTTGCTCTTGAAGGCGGAAGCGCGTCAGCTGCCGGGGAGATCTTCAAAAAGGTTAAGCCCGGAGCCGGTACTGCCGACCTGTCTGCAGCCATTACTACAGGCATGCGTCTCCTCTCAAACGGAGGGGGCAGGATTATTGTCATTTCAGACTTTACAAACTGGGACGGAGATGACCCTGTGGCTTCCAAGAACCTGGCTGAATCCTATGGGATTGGGGTCAATTTCGTAAAGGTCGGAAAACCTGCAGACAACATAGGAATCATTAATGGCTGGATTGAAGCAGGAGCTGGAGAATACGGTTACACAGGTGTGGTCAAAAACTACAAAGGTGAAAGCCAAACTGTGGAAATAGAGGCCGGAAGAGGGACTTCAGGAAATGCTTCAAAATCTTTTACCCTGGCTGTTCCTGCAGGCGGCACAAACCAATTTACACTTGCAAACCTGGGACCCGGAATTACTACAATCAGTCTCAATGTTAAGGATGACCTGTCTGTTGACAACAAGGCTTACATCTCTATTCCGGATACCTCCGGGCAGCAGGTCCTCTACGTAACGGATAATGGGAAACTGCCTTCAAAAACAGCACTTTCGCTACTTCCCAATAGCGACCTTAATATTCAGAAATCAGTGCCTTCTTCCCTTGATAATTACTCCCTTGTAGTGCTTGCCCAGAAAGAAACCCCAATTGCCAACGGCTCGGTGGACATAATCGAAAATTACGTGCGGAACGGAGGAAATGTGGTTTTCATTGCAAGTGAAGCCCTTTCCCCTGAGAAAACCGAGGTTGGCCTTGTTAAGCTCCTGCCTGTAAAACCTATCGGAGTTGAGGAAGCAGAAAACGGGCTTGGGGTTAAAGAAACCCTTCAGAACAGCATTACAAAGGATATTAAAACCGAAGAGATCTCAGTCCACAAATATATGAACGCAACTGAGAGGACAGGTTCTACAACCCTCGTATCCACGGAAACTGGCATTCCTGTGCTGAGTTACTGGCAGATAGGTAAAGGAACCATCTTTTATATGGGACTTAACGATGAGCTCGGGGACGGAGCCTGGAACAATTTCCATAACCTGCCCGAGTACCCGGTGTTCTGGATAAAACTTGTTGAATGGCTCGGAGGCATAGGGGACATTTCAGAATACAACCTTAAAACCGGCGCTCTTACCTCCCTTTCAAAGACCGAGGAAGTCCGCACGCCTTCAAAGACCCTGACAACAAACCGTTTGCTCTTTGACGAAGTGGGGATATACGAGATTTCGGGCAAGAAAATTGCAGTCAACCTCTATGATGACCGGGAATCAAATACTACAGTAGATGCCTCGGAACTTATCAGTCGGGCAGTTGCAGAAGATGAGTCCAGGATTGTCCGGGCTGACACCTATACTGCAAAAAACGATATTACCAATTACCTTATAGGAGTCCTGTTCCTGCTTATACTGCTTGAAATCCTGATCGTCCGCGGGAGGGGTGAACTGTGA